In Musa acuminata AAA Group cultivar baxijiao chromosome BXJ3-9, Cavendish_Baxijiao_AAA, whole genome shotgun sequence, a single genomic region encodes these proteins:
- the LOC103997749 gene encoding uncharacterized protein LOC103997749, producing MQDEAKEESNKLENKKDKKDRKKKRKDKRMDGESGDKVEQGFDDCDVSAALEEAKVASKKHKKKKSKDLEKNQKNPDDKVQEHERIEAELELDSKEDGNKKKKKNKRKKNGNGDEECDKRVNHVQEDEAQKGEESRKRKRNQGDDVGARLSVHAEVKVRKKDRMSTASALGTDENKTAGNAADASLENNLGFGRCKVGSRDEMEERRKDHEEVQTSGYKKRTKREKAFDNPEFENGSYETGKEVKQSLSIEDNKAAEDGISEMASHATAIGKKRKKNKEKKDKKGDDQTAKGPSKNEVNLVDKKTEKKSPAAKPEGNGEISSTKKKKKGSDDFEASDTKNKGKRTKDGSDTSALKKNKKKVSFSSEVEVFPAGNENMNNENTEEPLIQGKRFTPEEDKKIKEAIDEYILAHQLGEEGKHMILNCKNYPEIKSCWKEIGACLPRRPYVAVYYRAHVLLERSEKRKWDPEEYDILRRFHAKHGADWKTLAAQLRKHRIHLKDCWRRIKSPNFRRGTWTQDEYQTLFDLVNLDLRMKAFEEKKTKHGMLRDNISWEAISQKLSTRYDAACCEKWYQQLTSPLVNQGLWSDSDDYLLLDALLKVDACCLEDVDWDNLLEHRSAEICRKRWGQMTRHIGGFKEKPFIEQVEVLSKRYCPEMIEYRN from the exons ATGCAAGACGAAGCAAAAGAGGAAAGCAACAAACTTGAgaacaagaaagataagaaggaTAGGAAGAAAAAGCGGAAAGACAAGAGGATGGATGGTGAGAGCGGTGATAAAGTGGAACAGGGTTTCGATGACTGTGATGTGAGTGCAGCCTTGGAGGAAGCTAAAGTAGCTTCAAAGAAGCataagaagaagaaaagtaaGGATCTTGAGAAAAATCAAAAAAATCCTGATGACAAGGTTCAAGAACATGAGAGGATAGAGGCAGAGTTAGAATTGGATTCAAAAGAGGAtggcaacaagaagaagaagaagaataaaagaaagaagaacggGAATGGTGATGAAGAATGTGATAAGAGGGTTAATCATGTCCAAGAAGATGAGGCACAAAAAGGGGAGGAAagcaggaagaggaagaggaaccaGGGAGATGATGTAGGAGCAAGGTTGTCTGTACATGCAGAGGTAAAGGTGAGAAAGAAGGACAGAATGTCTACAGCAAGTGCTCTTGGTACAGACGAAAACAAGACCGCTGGAAATGCTGCAGATGCAAGTTTAGAAAATAATCTTGGTTTTGGCAGGTGTAAGGTTGGGTCAAGGGATGAAATGGAGGAGAGGAGGAAAGACCATGAAGAAGTTCAAACTTCAGGTTATAAAAAGAGGACGAAGAGGGAGAAGGCATTTGATAACCCTGAATTTGAAAATGGTAGCTATGAGACGGGGAAGGAAGTTAAGCAGTCATTGAGCATCGAAGACAACAAGGCTGCAGAAGATGGCATTAGTGAAATGGCATCTCATGCAACAGCAATtggcaagaaaagaaagaagaacaagGAAAAGAAGGATAAAAAAGGAGATGACCAAACAGCCAAAGGACCTTCCAAAAATGAAGTAAATTTGGTGGACAAGAAGACAGAGAAAAAATCTCCTGCTGCCAAACCTGAAGGAAATGGAGAGATATCTAGcacgaagaaaaagaagaaaggctCTGATGACTTTGAGGCTTCTGATACAAAAAACAAAGGCAAGCGCACCAAAGATGGTTCTGATACATCTGcactaaagaaaaataaaaagaaagtgaGTTTTTCAAGTGAAGTTGAGGTGTTTCCTGCTGGGAATGAGAACATGAACAATGAAAATACTGAAGAACCTTTAATCCAAGGCAAACGTTTTACTCCAGAGGAAGACAAAAAGATTAAGGAAGCAATAGATGAGTATATACTG GCACATCAGTTGGGAGAGGAGGGCAAGCATATGATTCTCAACTGTAAAAATTACCCAGAAATAAAAAGTTGTTGGAAGGAAATCG GTGCTTGTTTGCCTCGTCGGCCTTATGTTGCTGTATATTATCGAGCTCATGTTCTACTAGAAAGGAGTGAGAAGCGTAAGTGGGATCCTGAGGAATATGATATCCTTCGGAG GTTCCATGCAAAACATGGAGCAGACTGGAAAACTCTAGCAGCCCAACTCAGGAAACATAGGATACATCTTAAAGATTGTTGGCGGAGGATAAAATCACCTAATTTTAGAAGAG GGACCTGGACTCAGGATGAGTATCAGACTTTATTTGATTTAGTGAACTTGGATCTGCGGATGAAAGCCTTCGAGGAAAAAAAGACTAAGCACGGCATG CTGAGGGACAATATCTCTTGGGAAGCAATCAGTCAGAAGCTGTCTACTCGATATGATGCTGCTTGCTGTGAGAAGTG GTATCAACAACTAACATCACCTTTGGTCAATCAAGGTCTATGGTCTGACTCAGATGACTATCTGTTATTGGATGC GCTTCTTAAAGTCGATGCATGCTGTCTAGAAGATGTTGACTGGGACAATCTTCTTGAGCACAG ATCAGCAGAAATTTGCCGAAAACGATGGGGTCAAATGACACGACACATTGGTGGATTCAAGGAGAAGCCTTTTATTGAGCAAGTGGAAGTGCTTTCAAAACGCTATTGCCCCGAAATGATTGAATACAGAAACTGA
- the LOC103997750 gene encoding ubiquitin-conjugating enzyme E2-17 kDa, which yields MASKRIQKELKDLERDPPVSCSAGPVGEDMFHWQATIMGPADSPYAGGVFLVNIHFPPDYPFKPPKVSFRTKVFHPNVNSNGSICLDILKEQWSPALTISKVLLSICSLLTDPNPDDPLVPEIAHMYKTDRAKYETTAKSWTQKYAMG from the exons ATGGCTTCCAAGAGGATCCAAAAGGAGCTGAAGGACTTGGAGAGGGACCCTCCTGTGTCTTGCAGTGCAG GCCCTGTCGGCGAGGACATGTTCCACTGGCAAGCAACCATTATGGGACCTGCTGACAGCCCCTATGCTGGTGGTGTATTTTTAGTGAATATTCACTTTCCACCAGACTACCCATTCAAGCCACCAAAG GTCTCTTTTCGCACCAAAGTTTTTCATCCAAATGTCAACAGCAATGGTAGCATCTGCCTCGACATCCTCAAGGAGCAGTGGAGCCCTGCTTTGACCATATCAAAG GTGCTGTTATCCATATGCTCACTTCTGACGGATCCCAACCCTGATGATCCATTGGTACCTGAGATCGCTCACATGTACAAGACTGACAGAGCCAAGTACGAGACAACTGCCAAGTCTTGGACTCAGAAGTATGCCATGGGATAG
- the LOC135650086 gene encoding uncharacterized protein At4g14342, producing the protein MDLKASDRFNINSQLEHLQAKYVGTGHADLSRFEWAVNIQRDSYASYIGHYPVLAYFAISENESIGRERYNFMQKMLLPCGLPPEREED; encoded by the exons GCTAGCGACAGATTCAATATCAATTCTCAGCTTGAGCATCTTCAAGCTAAATATGTTGGAACAGGCCATGCTGACTTGAGTAGATT TGAATGGGCAGTGAACATCCAACGTGATAGTTATGCATCATATATTGGTCACTACCCTGTCCTGGCATATTTTGCCATTTCTGAAAATGAGTCAATTGGAAGGGAACGCTACAATTTTATGCAA AAAATGTTGCTGCCCTGCGGTCTTCCTCCAGAGAGAGAAGAAGATTGA